The following is a genomic window from Micropterus dolomieu isolate WLL.071019.BEF.003 ecotype Adirondacks linkage group LG12, ASM2129224v1, whole genome shotgun sequence.
cattgcttGTTTATTTAACACAAACGCTTAATCCATCACTGTTAAATActgttaaagtattttttttaacaagataTAGCCTAAAATTAAAAAGGTGCTTGATTTAGATCATCAATACATGATCAAATATTAAGTGAACAAGCCTATAAATCTGAGCCAGCATTCATCCCTAACCCAATTTTAGGACTTGAATTTTTGATACTGAATGTTTTACACGCATTACTGTCAGTACTCAACAAGTATTGAGGTATATACAGGACTATGTATATAAGTATATGTATAAATAGCAAACACTACTGAAAATATTGTATGGAAAACCAGAAATCCAAACAAGTATATTTTTGTGGCTTGGCCCAGGGAtcttctgtaccaaatattatgACGATTGCTCAAAATCTGGACAAAATTGGcagaaaaatgataaaaataatgtaaatagaCATGGCTTGTATTTATAGACTCGTCTGGAGCCACAGAatccagaaaaaaataattttgtttctaaAACTTGTGGTTCaaaagttaaatgtaaatgctccgtacttgtatagcgcctttctagtcttttcgaccaagtgctcaaacggaaactaacattcaattcggggttcagtatcttgcccaaggacacttcgacacgcaaccagggggagccaggtattgaaccgccaaccttctgattaacggccaacccgctctacctcctgagccacagcctcccCTAGTTACATGACATAACTGAAAATGTGTAGTTTGGtgcggcagtagctcagtccgttAGGATTAGGCTAGGAACCGGATGGTTACCAGTTTGAATCCAGCTTGGACCAGAGTTGCGGAGTGTGGACTGGAGAGTAGCTGGAGAGATGCCAGTTCACCTTGAGCGAGCCgctgaacccctaactgctcaGGGCACTGAGTGGCAACTCTGacatctctgtgtgttgctatgggtcctgtttgtgtgtgtgtgtgtgtgttttggacctgtgtgtaaatactaacaataataacagtgaaagagtgaaaacattgtATAAAGTAGTTATAGCGCCCCCATCTGCCCAAATTGCACCAACTTGCACTGCACACCCTTGGGTCCTCAGCAATACACCTGCCAAGCATGAAATCGATTGGAGACAGtcaaaagaaagacagattCCTTACTTTATAGTTAGTTTACAGTTTAACCAGTTTTTTGAAGTTACATAGCTGCTCATATTTCCTGCTAAATGTTATATAATTAAACTGTTATATGTAAACTTGTAGTAGTATTAAAtgtctctttcctcttctgTAGTGCATTCTTGGGTCCGAAGGATCTTCTGCCCTACAAGGAGTATAAAGACAAATTTGGGAAATCAAACAAGAGGAAAGGCTTCAACGAGGGCTTGTGGGAGATCGAGAACAACCCTGGAGTCAAGTTCACAGGCTATCAGGTCAGTCTGTCAAGGTtcagagagaagacagagaaaaatgAGGGGGGGGCAGAGATTCCAGACAGGCTTAATGCTCAACAAAGCCACATTGTTGCCTTGCCAAAACTATAAGACACATATGAAAGGGCTGTTCTAAGCAGATAGCATATGAGTAAGAAAGATTTAAATCATTTGTCATAACATGCTGTCTCACATAAAAATAACTCAACTACTGGAAGTAGCCATTTCTGCTTTtagttttgcaaaaaaaaaatggtggGAATCTTTCGTACACAGGCCATCCAGCAACAGAGTTCATCAGAAACAGAAGAGGGGGGAAACACTGCTGATGGCAGCAGTGACGGCGAGGAGGGCGATTCTGTTGAAGAAGAAGATGACAAGGAGAAGCTGAAGGGAGACAAGACTGGATCCAAACGGAAAAGGACAGCTACCTCCAAGGTACTTTAAGCTGGTGAACATACTAAAACAGTGAAGATGTGACAATGACAACCTTATAAGATCAGTTTAGAGGCTCGATTTTATGGATTTAGatactggaaaaaaaaatctatcctCAGATAGATTACATATCATCAATATGTGAAGTTGAAGGCATAATGGCCTATTTTGGGATATTGAGTGTTGTAATTTGCCTTGCATAAACTCAGTGATTTGAAGTTAATTTAGGGTACGATCATGTACAAATAAGTTGACATCCCTCAAGGTCTCACTCAGTTTGCTTGAAACAAATTGCATTTACAACTTACGTCTGACGAAGCCTGACCACACTTGAATGCAGAATTATAAACCTGTCGTCCTAGCCTCCACTGCCTCCCTGACCACCATCCAGGAATTATTTTGGAGTCTCTTGAAGTGTTTTGCGTGCCTTTGTAGCCTAGATGCAATTAATCATCCAAATGGCAATAACAGTGCACACCTTCAGACACTCTGTCCTTAAAGGTATTCATGGTATCACACTCAGTAGCACACCTAAACACATACCTAAATGTCAgttttattagttatttgaATCTGATATACTGTATCTTATTCTGCTATAGAGCTCCATTTGTTCAAAAACTATTAAACATCGGCGAGTCACACTGTTGCatgtgacatgttccttcatcaccatgaacactgcagtttattttgactcagtcccacatacacagtcctgctgccccaaatactcactagagcaccacatgtggattaatTGGTGGATTAATTATAATGGCCCCCATCAAATGCACTATtttctcctgtttgagtaatgtttgttaaaaagtCAAGTGGCCAGCTGTTGTAGGGAAATCAGAAAATACAGAGAGATGaattaacacattgttggttttcgcttatttattaacattaacaaaaataTACTGCCAGCTTTATCCTCCCAACATATATCTGCTGCATACTTCCACAGGGgcatataaaaacatgtttctttaaTAACTGCTCTGATGATCTTACTGTAGTCATGACGCCAGACTCTTCTGTTTGACCttgcctttattttgaaaaaaagctTCCAGGTTTGAAGGGATGGAGTGCTGCAGAGACGGGCACTGCCACAGTGTGTTACTGTATTAGTGCATAAGCCATTGCTGCTGTAAATGGAAGCAGGTTGAAAAAGTCACACATCCTGCTCCTCACTTAGCAACCACTGTTGCCTAGCAACTGAGCTCCATTACGCACAGCACATGTGGTGCATCTGAAGGAATGCAGTGCTGTTGGAGAGCAGTTTGctgatgtgcatgtgtgtgtgttttggacctgtgcgtgtgtgtgtgtgtgtgtgtgtgtgtttgtgtatgtgtgtggcatCATTTGGTTGTTCATCAGCCTTCCCATATTCCCCTTTCAACCCCACCccctcacatgcacacactgaccAATGGCCAAATGATTGAATTTTGCAGCTCTTGAAGCATTTACGCTTTTATAAGCAAACGATGACTGATGCTTGTATTTTTTTGGCCGGACCGCAGCAAAGTGGGGGCCCAGCCATGTAAACACCGCCAAAGACTGTCCCTGACTTACTGAGCGAGTGCATCAACAGGGACATTGCTTCAAGCATATATAACAAAGCTACAGCGAGGGGTGGACAGTAtcgtggggtgggggtgggatTACAGCGTTTTACTTACTGACTGCCAAATCCAAATGTGTCGCATGCTAAGAATGGAATATTCTGTCGGTATAGGACACTACTCTCTGAGGACCAAAGACTTCATTTAACAGGCCATTTTGTCCGTTTCTCGAAGGTAAGTGAAATGCTTCACTGGTAGACAGAATATTAAAACAAACCTTTGGTAAAAGGCAAGCAATGTTATGAGGAGAACGtgtaaaattttgtttttatttagactATCATTATCCTTCTGGTAATTTCAGTGACACTGCAATAGTCTACATGTCAGGGATTAACTCTGGAACTGTCCAAGAGCATTCTTGGAGCACCATTGAAGCGTTTGTGAAAACAGAGACTTAACTAGCATTGCAGAGAAAATACTGTAGCTGCTTTATTGTTCACAGTCTTTGTAGAACCAGGAGTCAACAGGAGTCGCAGATCCAAATACATCATGAAATCAGGAATTATGCTCTGTTAATCTGTGTGCCCAccacacattttttgtttgtttaggaGTTTGTCAGTAAGTAGCATGACTTGTGATTGCTCAGTATTTAGACCTCACAGCAACTACTACTACATTTGGTGTTTATTGAACAGGCAGATACAGTCTAATAGAAAGACACAGCACTGTAAGTTGGTAAGTGCTGCAGTATCTGTGCCAACTGTTACtatcctgtatagaaaaaattGCTT
Proteins encoded in this region:
- the LOC123980512 gene encoding hepatoma-derived growth factor-related protein 3-like isoform X2, with amino-acid sequence MARPRPREYTAGDLVFAKMKGYPHWPARIDELPEGAVKPPANKYPIFFFGTHETAFLGPKDLLPYKEYKDKFGKSNKRKGFNEGLWEIENNPGVKFTGYQAIQQQSSSETEEGGNTADGSSDGEEGDSVEEEDDKEKLKGDKTGSKRKRTATSKGVVVPVCHPLPFKTFHEPSPHTE